In one window of Arcobacter sp. F155 DNA:
- a CDS encoding thiamine-phosphate pyrophosphorylase has protein sequence MTDNNKTLRLIDANLNRLKEGIRVVEDIFRYNYDNKEIALKLKSLRHLCRVDNYIEVLSTRDVNNDVLKESIKSEQNRSDLNSILIANFKRAQESSRVLEEITKLTSIEDSENFKYIRYELYNLETVLINITSNSK, from the coding sequence ATGACTGACAATAACAAAACTCTTAGATTAATTGATGCAAACCTTAATAGACTTAAAGAAGGTATTAGAGTAGTTGAGGATATCTTTAGATACAACTACGATAATAAAGAGATAGCATTAAAACTGAAATCACTTAGACATCTTTGCAGAGTTGATAACTATATTGAAGTATTAAGTACTAGAGATGTAAATAATGATGTATTAAAAGAATCAATTAAAAGTGAACAAAATAGAAGTGATTTAAACTCTATTTTAATAGCTAACTTTAAAAGGGCTCAAGAAAGCTCAAGAGTTCTAGAAGAGATTACAAAGTTAACATCTATTGAAGATAGTGAAAACTTCAAATATATTAGATATGAACTTTATAATTTAGAAACAGTCTTAATAAATATAACTTCAAACTCTAAATAG